GCACCGACGCCGGCAAGTCACTGCATGCCTTGTAGAACTTGCGCCCATAGATGTTGCCGTACCGGTTGGCTGCGTAGCCGTTCTCCACATTTCGACGTGCCGTCATCAGGAAGAATGACCCGACACCGTTGCCGAGATTTGCCGAGGCGAAGTACTCGGGTACATCCAACTGGGTGATGAGCGTGCGCGTACGATCGAACGTGCCGCGCATGTTCCACTGCAGGTCCTTCTTGCTGATCACCGGCAGATTGAGCGCCAGTTCCCACGTCTTGTTCGACAGCGTACCGGCGTTCTGCCACTTGTTGGTGAAGCCGAGCGCGGCCGGTGTCGTCGGGAACAGGATCTGATCCTTCGTATCTGATGCCGCGTATGTCAGTTCAACACCGAGGCGGTTGAACAGCGTCGCATCGAGGCCGAGTTCAGTCTCCGTAGTCGTCTCCGGTTTGAGCTTCGAGTTACCAGCCTGTCCCAACGAGCAGGCACCGCCGGTGCAGGAGTACGTTTCGTACTGGGCGTCAAATCGCGGAGTGTTGCCTGCCGATCCACGCGATGCACGGACGCGGAAGTCAGACAGCTGCGAAAGATTCCAGAAGCCCTCTTCCGAAACGCGCCATACTGCCGAAACGCGGCCAAAAGGCGCCCAACGGTTGCCAGCGCCAAAGAGCGAACTGCCGTCGTAGCGATACGTCCCATCCAGGATATATCGACCCTTGTAGTCCACATTGGCACCGGCAATAACACCCATGTTCTTGATGAGCTGAGAGCTCGATCCCACGCCGAAGCTGGTCTGGTTCTGCAAATTGCTCAACTGGAACACATCCTTCACCGTGTATGTGTTTCCACCAGAGTTGTTGGCTGACTGGAAATCGCGATCCATGAGACCGCGGAAATTGAGCTTGCCGTTCAGGTCACTGGTCAACTGCTTGCGAAAGGTCGCCGAAACCTGCGCATTGCTGGATTCGCGGCGAAGGTTGCTAACCGTTTGACTGCCGAAATTGGTAGCGGCGGAGAATGCCTGCGTGCGATATCCCTTGACGAACCAACCGTCGTTCACGCGCTGCCGATTGTCATAGCTGTACAACACGTCGAAGCTCGCCCACTCGGCCGGCGCATACGTAGCCGAAATGCTGGCCAGATACCGGCTCGCCTGCTGCACGCTGACGTTGTTGTTGTTCTGCATGTCGTACAGGAACGTTCCGGCCCCGTTACCCGAACCACGCAAGCCGCCGCCGCCGCCCTTGACGATGGCGCGACCAAGTGTATCGATCGCCGAATAGTCCGTGCCCGCTGGGGCACCGCGTAACAACTGACCAAAAATGCCGCCGTTAGACGAGCCACCACTGCGGTTGTCCGTGCGCGAACGGTCGAACAAGGTACTGACCGACACCGTGAGATTTGACCGCACGTCGTAGTCCAGATTGACGCGCGCACGGCGCTGTTGCTGCCCCTCGAGGCCTTTGATGCCACCCTCATCGGAGGTATATGCGCCACTGACGAAGTAGCGCACGTTGCCGGCGCGGCCACTGGCATCCAGCGAATTGAGCGTCACCGGATTGGCCTTCGACACCTGCGCGAACCCATTGTATCGCTGACCTGGCCAGACTTGAGACTGGAAGACGTTCAGCAGGTCGGCGCCACCCGGCACCGCCCACTGCATCGTCTGCGGTGTACGCACCGAATCCGCGTTCACATTATTGATGCGGTAGATCTCTTCCATCCAGTTCGTCGTCTGCGAGCACGGGGCATTCACACCCGAGCCGGCGACGCAGAACCGCTGCCCCGTTTCATTGAGCTGTAGATGGTGATTGATCGAGGCACCGTAATCGAAGCTGCTCAGGTCGCTAACGCCGTACTCGGACCGGAAATTGAATTTCACGCCGTCGCGCGAAGCCCCACGCTTCGTTTTGATTACGATGACGCCATTCGCGGCCGACGATCCGTAGAGTGATGCGCCGGCAGCGCCCTTCACCACTTCCACCGACTCGATGTCGAGCCCACCGATTTCG
The genomic region above belongs to Gemmatimonadaceae bacterium and contains:
- a CDS encoding SusC/RagA family TonB-linked outer membrane protein; protein product: MTFSHRARAVAALVGAMLTASAGSAQAQNAVITGKVLSESGQALEFANVYINELTISVPTNNQGVYTINIPAARVLGQAVNLRVRAVGYVPGAIAIRITAGNQTQDFSLKKDINRLSEVVVTGSIEGTERAKVPFSVGRLTAEDIPVPALNPVTALQGKIAGMRVGATSGQPGSDQTIMLRGPTSINASGRSTGPLLIVDGVILRNQSLNEIGGLDIESVEVVKGAAGASLYGSSAANGVIVIKTKRGASRDGVKFNFRSEYGVSDLSSFDYGASINHHLQLNETGQRFCVAGSGVNAPCSQTTNWMEEIYRINNVNADSVRTPQTMQWAVPGGADLLNVFQSQVWPGQRYNGFAQVSKANPVTLNSLDASGRAGNVRYFVSGAYTSDEGGIKGLEGQQQRRARVNLDYDVRSNLTVSVSTLFDRSRTDNRSGGSSNGGIFGQLLRGAPAGTDYSAIDTLGRAIVKGGGGGLRGSGNGAGTFLYDMQNNNNVSVQQASRYLASISATYAPAEWASFDVLYSYDNRQRVNDGWFVKGYRTQAFSAATNFGSQTVSNLRRESSNAQVSATFRKQLTSDLNGKLNFRGLMDRDFQSANNSGGNTYTVKDVFQLSNLQNQTSFGVGSSSQLIKNMGVIAGANVDYKGRYILDGTYRYDGSSLFGAGNRWAPFGRVSAVWRVSEEGFWNLSQLSDFRVRASRGSAGNTPRFDAQYETYSCTGGACSLGQAGNSKLKPETTTETELGLDATLFNRLGVELTYAASDTKDQILFPTTPAALGFTNKWQNAGTLSNKTWELALNLPVISKKDLQWNMRGTFDRTRTLITQLDVPEYFASANLGNGVGSFFLMTARRNVENGYAANRYGNIYGRKFYKACSDLPASVQSQCGEGKAYQVNDRGWLVWAGEGNSWKDGITKNLWQSKLPAALSPWNYPLQFGHPIVDRPLKGEKGEGQGRTQILGNSLPNFRFAFNNTITYKKLSLYGLLDGTMGHRINNQGEGWGIFDYASSNFDMAGTTVETAKPVGYTWRVGGSEGVGTGGFYDLLGPNNYNVEDGSYAKLREVSLTYQVGRVRGVGDWTVSLIGRNLFTFTNYGGYDPEVGVSGGQGGSGFVNQVDAFDFPTLRTFTFSISTRF